A single window of Salvia splendens isolate huo1 chromosome 8, SspV2, whole genome shotgun sequence DNA harbors:
- the LOC121744023 gene encoding lysine-specific demethylase JMJ25-like, giving the protein MESAEVMVEDEEILDEIGALNGEKSVLDGSIAENLKVRKRGRPEENHHENKCRVCGESNDLGRKTGESDGGSEKLKDLVKENGGVEEGKAMGEDKDSLGDVKKENFVSSSATEEETRKDLEEEDIVILKGKGKKKSMVEIERRHSGVRMSKKIAEEKIRRNIESSIRDDEDEGASNRVKGKKRNKNGTSLKESEVGAEIARMEDKKRGKMSLRDEGKGECEGKELNGTASAVGEGRAMEEDKDSSGEEDIVILKGKGKKKSLVGTEPWQSGSRKAKLKAVEKMQLDIASQHITDDENRGKRKKKNYNGTSLEEEREFGAEIPQMEDKKTERRSLRNKGNGECEGKELDGTVPKSRIGLKRDENGYLESNMCHQCQRNDKGEVVRCTKCKTKRYCGHCITNWYPDLSAEALAEACPVCQLNCNCKACLRMEVSVEAAASIKEKSKFTIGKDEKIQYSKYIIKELLPFVEQIHKEQVTERELEAIIQGVSVSDSKIIEAAIDADERIYCDNCRTSIVDYHRSCPRCSYDLCLSCCRELRDGRLQGGEKGPSFKYVDYGFNYLHNIKEENISEKTKISKRNISKNVGGQDIMVVDKPDSSLQWKAKENGVILCPPKTKGGCGEEILVLKCLLPDGCVSKLREEAKEIFDAYQTECAPEYLENSCPCSKFLDGDDFINQKTCRAASREDSSDNSLYWPSAVDMGHGDLKHFQWHWSKGEPVIVSKVLETTLGLSWEPMVMWRAFRQIKNNDHETRLDVTAISCLDWCEVDVNVHQFFTLYSNAYTEAAHFDKAGWPQILKLKDWPPSTLFEQLLPRHGLEFISCLPFKEYTHPQGGHLNLVTALPPQSIKPDMGPKTYIAYGFKEELGRGDSVTKLHCDMSDAVNILTHIKGVTITPKTRQKIKEFKAKHAAQDQSEISGVVQKEIGEEVKALNESDLGNMNDPDMDVELGVSNIVENSANKDREENHKEVLEKKVLNADDCNVDMDVNDQIQLSGEKVDVKLDIDKGSLDDDDDSGALWDIFRQQDVPKLEEYLKRHFKEFRHIYGNLLPEVIHPIHDQTIYLTSEHKKRLKEEYGIEPWTFVQRLGDAVIIPAGCPHQVRNLKSCTKVALDFVSPENISACFKLTEEFRLLPLNHRAKEDKLEVKKMLLHALKSAVDDVKENKPSQPTEEVKSSQPKSSRRKAPKPGNRHKR; this is encoded by the exons ATGGAGAGTGCAGAGGTGATGgttgaagatgaagaaatttTGGATGAAATCGGTGCCCTGAACGGCGAAAAATCGGTTCTTGACGGTTCAATTGCTGAAAATTTGAAGGTAAGAAAGAGGGGTCGGCCTGAGGAGAATCACCACGAGAATAAGTGTCGAGTTTGTGGAGAAAGTAATGATCTTGGCAGGAAAACTGGAGAATCTGATGGAGGTAGCGAAAAGTTGAAAGATTTAGTGAAGGAAAATGGTGGGGTTGAGGAAGGGAAGGCGATGGGAGAAGATAAAGATAGTTTGGGAGAtgtaaaaaaggaaaattttgTTTCTTCTTCTGCTACAGAAGAAGAAACAAGGAAAGATCTGGAAGAAGAGGATATTGTAATTTTAAAAGGAAAGGGGAAGAAAAAGAGCATGGTAGAGATTGAACGGCGGCATTCTGGGGTTAGAATGTCTAAGAAAATAGCGGAGGAGAAGATTAGAAGGAACATTGAGTCGAGTATcagagatgatgaagatgaggGGGCATCAAATAGGGTGAAGGGAAAAAAGAGGAATAAAAATGGAACTTCACTGAAAGAGAGTGAAGTCGGAGCTGAAATAGCCCGAATGGAGGATAAGAAGCGTGGTAAAATGAGCTTGCGTGATGAAGGCAAGGGGGAGTGTGAAGGAAAAGAGCTAAATGGGACTGCATCAGCAGTTGGGGAAGGGAGGGCGATGGAAGAAGATAAAGATAGTTCGGGAGAAGAGGATATAGTAATTTTAAAAGGAAAGGGGAAGAAAAAAAGCTTGGTAGGGACTGAACCGTGGCAGTCTGGGTCTAGAAAGGCCAAGTTAAAGGCTGTTGAGAAGATGCAATTGGACATTGCATCGCAGCATATCACAGATGATGAAAATAGGGGGAAGCGCAAAAAGAAGAATTACAATGGAACTTCGCtggaagaagagagagaattcgGAGCTGAAATACCCCAAATGGAGGATAAGAAGACTGAAAGAAGGAGTTTGCGTAATAAAGGCAATGGGGAGTGTGAAGGGAAAGAGCTAGATGGGACTGTACCAAAGTCCAGAATTGGACTTAAAAGGGATGAGAAT GGATATCTGGAATCAAATATGTGTCACCAATGCCAAAGAAATGACAAAGGAGAGGTCGTCCGGTGCACGAAATGTAAGACGAAGCGATATTGTGGTCACTGTATAACGAACTG GTACCCTGACCTGTCAGCGGAAGCTTTGGCAGAGGCTTGTCCTGTTTGTCAACTGAACTGCAATTGCAAAGCATGTTTACGCATGGAAGTTTCTGTGGAA GCTGCTGCCAGTATTAAGGAGAAGTCGAAGTTTACAATTGGCAAAGATGAGAAGATTCAGTACTCTAAGTACATCATAAAAGAACTCCTGCCATTTGTTGAACAGATTCACAAAGAACAAGTGACAGAGAGGGAGCTTGAGGCTATTATTCaag GTGTATCAGTTTCAGACTCTAAAATCATTGAAGCAGCAATTGATGCAGATGAGCGCATTTATTG TGACAACTGTCGAACTTCTATTGTTGACTACCACAGAAGCTGTCCTCGGTGTTCCTATGACCTTTGCCTTAGTTGTTGTCGAGAACTCAGGGATGGGCGCTTGCAGGGAGGTGAAAAAGGACCATCTTTTAAATATGTCGACTACGGTTTTAATTATCTGCATAATATCAAAGAAGAGAATATTTCAGAGAagacgaaaatttcaaagagGAATATTTCAAAGAATGTTGGTGGTCAGGATATTATGGTGGTGGATAAACCGGATTCTTCATTACAATGGAAAGCAAAGGAAAATGGTGTCATTTTGTGTCCACCAAAAACCAAGGGAGGTTGTGGTGAAGAAATTTTGGTATTGAAGTGTTTGTTACCTGATGGATGTGTTTCAAAATTGCGTGAGGAAGCAAAGGAAATATTTGATGCATACCAAACTGAATGTGCCCCAGAATATCTTGAGAATAGTTGTCCATGTTCCAAATTTTTGGATGGAGATGATTTCATTAACCAAAAGACATGTAGAGCAGCCTCTCGAGAAGATTCAAGTGACAACTCTTTATACTGGCCTTCAGCTGTAGACATGGGGCATGGGGATCTAAAACATTTCCAGTGGCATTGGTCAAAGGGTGAGCCAGTAATAGTTAGTAAAGTACTTGAAACTACCCTTGGCTTGAGTTGGGAACCTATGGTTATGTGGCGTGCCTTCCGACAGATTAAAAACAATGACCACGAGACACGTCTAGATGTGACTGCTATTTCTTGCCTTGATTGGTGTGAG GTTGATGTGAATGTTCACCAATTTTTCACTTTGTATTCGAATGCGTATACCGAGGCAGCACATTTTGACAAAGCAGGGTGGCCTCAAATACTAAAATTAAAAGACTGGCCTCCTTCCACCTTATTTGAGCAGCTGTTGCCTCGCCATGGTTTGGAATTTATCAGCTGCTTGCCATTTAAAGAGTATACACATCCTCAAGGTGGACATTTGAATCTTGTAACTGCGCTTCCTCCACAGTCCATAAAACCTGATATGGGGCCAAAAACCTACATAGCTTATGGATTTAAAGAAGAGCTAGGGCGTGGGGATTCTGTAACAAAGCTTCACTGCGATATGTCTGATGCG GTTAATATCTTGACACATATCAAAGGAGTAACAATTACACCTAAGACGCGTCAGAAAATTAAAGAATTCAAAGCAAAGCATgctgcccaagatcaaagtgagaTTTCGGGAGTTGTTCAGAAGGAAATTGGGGAAGAAGTGAAAGCCTTGAATGAGTCTGATCTTGGCAATATGAATGATCCTGACATGGATGTTGAGCTAGGAGTTTCAAATATTGTTGAAAACAGCGCTAACAAAGACAGAGAGGAAAACCATAAGGAGGTCTTAGAGAAAAAAGTTTTGAATGCTGATGATTGTAATGTTGACATGGATGTAAATGATCAAATACAACTTTCTGGAGAAAAAGTGGATGTTAAACTTGATATCGATAAGGGTAgtcttgatgatgatgatgatagtgGAGCCCTTTGGGACATCTTTAGGCAACAAGATGTTCCTAAATTAGAGGAGTATCTCAAAAGGCACTTCAAAGAGTTTAGACACATCTATGGTAATCTGCTTCCAGAg GTTATCCATCCAATTCATGACCAAACTATTTACTTGACTTCAGAGCACAAAAAACGACTAAAGGAGGAATATG GAATTGAACCATGGACATTTGTACAGAGGTTAGGCGATGCAGTCATTATACCAGCAGGCTGCCCTCATCAAGTTAGAAATTTGAAG TCTTGCACTAAAGTTGCTCTGGATTTTGTGTCGCCTGAAAACATTAGCGCATGCTTCAAACTGACGGAAGAGTTTCGTCTGCTGCCCTTGAATCACAGGGCTAAGGAAGACAAGCTTGAG GTGAAGAAAATGCTGCTTCATGCACTGAAGAGCGCTGTTGATGATGTGAAGGAAAACAAGCCATCACAGCCCACAGAGGAAGTCAAGTCTTCGCAACCCAAGTCATCCCGTAGAAAGGCACCCAAGCCAGGAAACCGTCACAAAAG gtga
- the LOC121744083 gene encoding uncharacterized protein LOC121744083: MEKAQHAVQTKTSIMLTEVDIKQRLDFLKQRYTTFKAVVGNKGASYDVVDKVVRASDVIWEAILKKTPLAAAYYHRDDPHFPLLACLYGMDDVKEEKDVSVIVLSDCTEEIPTDEPSCYEVSGFEAEVNSPAMLPPQTVRRKLFPEDVAPPLDQESTNDVGMYFIDIGPDGRLVTRLESTRVLPRPAAAKTDDAGPSTRSPNVSSVASNSPLGWWPHNIKRPNF, translated from the exons ATGGAGAAGGCGCAGCACGCAGTGCAGACTAAAACCAGCATTATGCTGACCGAGGTGGACATCAAACAACGTCTCGACTTCCTGAAGCAGAGGTACACCACCTTCAAGGCGGTCGTGGGGAACAAAGGCGCATCATATGACGTGGTGGATAAGGTTGTGCGTGCGTCTGATGTGATCTGGGAGGCAATTCTGAAG AAAACTCCATTGGCGGCAGCTTACTACCACCGAGATGATCCCCACTTCCCGCTGTTGGCATGCTTGTACGGAATGGACGATGTCAAGGAAGAGAAAGATGTTTCTGTGATAGTGCTATCTGACTGCACCGAGGAGATCCCTACTGATGAACCGTCGTGTTACGAGGTTAGTGGCTTCGAAGCAGAGGTGAACTCGCCGGCTATGTTACCCCCTCAAACGGTTCGACGTAAACTATTTCCTGAAGATGTCGCACCTCCACTTGATCAGGAGTCAACCAATGACGTGGGCATGTATTTCATAGACATTGGCCCAGATGGGAGGCTGGTAACTCGCCTTGAGAGTACCCGGGTTTTGCCAAGGCCAGCTGCCGCGAAGACAGATGACGCTGGTCCCTCTACTCGATCCCCCAATGTGAGTTCCGTTGCGTCCAACTCGCCTCTCGGATGGTGGCCTCACAACATCAAGCGTCCCAATTTCTAA
- the LOC121743932 gene encoding uncharacterized protein LOC121743932 — translation MLELLAQGWKSDNGFRTGYLGKIEDSLRKEFPNTDLKGTPHITSRISAWKKSYTSLTKILGRSGVGFNSDGQYMIECDDDQLEAIVQADKDAKFMRGKSCPLWETWKAIFGKDHASGAGAEQVADAVHRLRGNGPSSSEVNENDFPGFEDQDSDNVVRLSQASGFEGYNSGNNGKQASINNSGRSQKRRHVVADASLMEFLSNLHAETNARLEVISSRIRYEFDLGKAKQDVFDKLETVEGLTLDQRYELCNILSDKPQRLEVFMGMRADARLGYLLKLIEENQKVM, via the exons ATGCTTGAGCTACTTGCTCAAGGATGGAAATCTGACAATGGCTTCCGTACTGGTTATTTGGGGAAGATTGAGGACTCTCTACGCAAGGAGTTTCCGAATACCGACCTGAAAGGCACGCCCCATATCACCTCCAGGATTAGCGCGTGGAAGAAGAGCTACACGAGCCTGACAAAAATACTAGGCCGTAGTGGCGTGGGATTCAATTCGGATGGGCAATATATGATTGAATGCGACGACGATCAGTTGGAGGCAATCGTCCAG GCTGATAAGGATGCGAAGTTCATGCGGGGCAAGTCATGTCCTTTATGGGAAACATGGAAGGCCATATTCGGAAAGGATCATGCTAGCGGTGCAGGGGCAGAACAGGTCGCTGATGCGGTGCACCGTCTGCGGGGCAATGGCCCAAGTAGTAGTGAGGTCAATGAGAATGATTTCCCAGGCTTCGAGGACCAAGATTCCGATAACGTGGTTCGTCTGTCACAGGCGTCGGGGTTTGAAGGCTACAACTCCGGAAATAATGGCAAACAAGCTTCCATCAACAATTCCGGCAGGAGTCAGAAACGCAGACACGTGGTTGCCGATGCATCACTCATGGAATTCCTCTCAAATCTGCATGCTGAGACAAACGCTCGCCTCGAGGTGATTTCATCAAGGATCAGGTATGAATTCGATCTTGGAAAGGCTAAACAAGATGTATTCGACAAGCTGGAAACTGTGGAAGGCCTCACGCTCGATCAAAGGTACGAACTGTGCAACATCTTAAGCGACAAACCGCAGCGCCTTGAGGTCTTCATGGGAATGCGCGCTGACGCTCGTCTTGGTTACCTATTGAAGCTTATCGAGGAGAATCAGAAAGTTATGTGA